The following are from one region of the Sardina pilchardus chromosome 4, fSarPil1.1, whole genome shotgun sequence genome:
- the spc25 gene encoding kinetochore protein Spc25, producing MASINDTDAVECFTNMLEEIRTKLISKVVGEMVDTETDLHISHRQSVKAGFESCLKKCKDETLFETIEVYEKDLAQRSAILKEKSRELPEVISETEEKILIKESLLQKIDRLKKEQSKHKDLIVAQNKANKDRLKNLHKVKQVFQDCLKVEIRKIQGEKLQFVFRNLDHRDPESAYTFMLQINEEGAYQIESCSPPLECMPQLEQRLKETNNFSAFLANVRKEFKALIPEK from the exons ATGGCATCCATAAATGATACAGATGCTGTGGAGTGTTTCACGAATATGCTGGAAGAGATCCGCACCAAGCTGATTTCCAAGGTTGTTGGAGAAATGGTTGATACCGAGACAGACCTGCACATCTCACACAGACAGTCTGTAAAAGCTGGTTTTG AGTCGTGCTTGAAGAAATGCAAGGATGAAACGCTGTTCGAAACTATTGAGGTGTACGAAAAAG ATTTAGCCCAAAGGAGCGCCATTCTCAAGGAAAAGAGTCGGGAGTTGCCAGAAGTCATTTCTGAGACTGAGGAGAAGATCTTGATCAAGGAGAGCCTTCTACAGAAGATTGACAGGTTGAAGAAAGAGCAATCAAAGCACAAAGATT TGATTGTTGCACAAAACAAAGCCAATAAAGACAGACTGAAAAACCTACACAAAGTGAAGCAGGTGTTCCAGGACTGTTTGAAAGTGGAGATCAGGAAGATTCAAG GTGAGAAGCTGCAGTTTGTCTTCAGAAACTTGGACCACAGGGATCCAGAAAGTGCCTACACTTTCATGCTGCAGATTAACGAAGAGGGGGCGTACCAGA TTGAGTCCTGCAGTCCACCCCTGGAGTGTATGCCTCAGCTGGAGCAGAGACTGAAGGAGACAAATAACTTCTCTGCCTTTCTCGCCAACGTCAGGAAAGAATTTAAAGCTCTGATCCCAGAGAAATGA